The Blattabacterium cuenoti genomic sequence TTTTCGTTTACAACGGAATGAACAGAACTACATTCTGAATTAGCTAGAGGAAGAACAACTGGGCTTTTAATTCCTGGAAGGTAAGATATTATTTTTTCTAATCGTTCATTGGCAACATTTAATAAAATATATTTATTATTCTTTGCTTTTTTTACAGCTCTAATTCTGAATAATAATTTATCCATAATTATATTTTGAGGATGTCCTAAATATAAATTTGAAGCTAATACAGCTTCAGATTGAAGAACTGTTTCTACTTCTTTTAGTCCATTCATAAAAAGTGTAGAACCACTACTAACTAAATCGCAAATACAATCAGCTAATCCTATTCCAGGTGCAATTTCTACAGCTCCAGATATTTCGTGAATTTCTGCATTGATATATCTTTTTTTGAAAAATTCTTGAACTAAAAAAGGATAACTTGTTGCAATTTTTTTCTCGTTTAAATCTTTTATATTATTATAAGATAAAGATTTAGGGACAGCAATAGAAAGTCTACATTTTCCAAAGCCTAAAGCTTCTTTTATTTTTATTTTTTTTCTTTTTTCTAAAAGAACATTTTTTCCTACAATTCCTATATCAGCCACTCCATCTTCTAAATATTGAGGGATATCATCATCTCTTAAAAAAAGAATTTCTAACGGAAAGTTAAGAGCCGTTGTTTTTAATTTATCTATGCCAATATTAACTTCAATACTGCAGTCTTTCAGTAATTTTATTGAGTCGTCATAAAGACGCCCTGATTTTTGAATAGCTATTTTAAGTTTATCCATAAGGAAAAAATAACAAAAGCTTACTGTTGTAAGCTTTTTAATAGTAGATTAAATTAATGCATTAAGGCAAATATAAAAACTATTTTGAATATTTTATAATTAAATTGATCAACTAAAAATAACATAATTTAAATGAAAATTATTAGTTATAATATAAATGGAATAAGATCTGGAATTAATAAAGGATTATTTGATTGGATTGAAAAAAAAAATCCAGATATCTTATGCTTACAGGAAATAAAAGCTTTTCCAGAACAAATAAATACAAAAATTTTGGATAAATTAGGATACAATTATTATTGGCATCCTTCAAGAAAAAAAGGTTATAGCGGTGTCGGAATTTTATGCAAAGAAAAACCTATTCATGTGGAATATGGAATAGGATATGATCCTATTGATGAAGAAGGGAGAGTATTGCGTATAGATTTAAAAAAATTGTCAGTAATTAGCCTTTATCTTCCTTCAGGAAATAATATAAAAAAAAGATTGAGTTTTAAATTTCTTTTTATGAAAAAATTTTTTTTTCATATGAAAAAAATCATAAATCAATTCAATAATCTTATTGTTTGTGGAGATTACAATATCTGTCATCATGAAATAGATATTTATGACCCTATTAAACATCAAAAAATTTCTGGTTTCTTATTAGAAGAAAGAGAATGGATGACTAAGTTTATTAACTTAGGATTCGTAGACAGTTTTAGAAAATGTGTAAAAGATGCGCATCATTATAGTTGGTGGAGTTACCGTTTTAATTCTAGAATAAAAAATAGAGGATGGAGAATTGATTATATTATGGTTAGATCTTTTTTAAAAGAAAAAATTAAAAATGCTTATTTATTGTCAAATGTAAAATTTTCTGATCATTGTCCTTCTGTATTAGAATTTATAGATCTATAAAATGACCTGACTGGGATTCGAACCCAGGACCCTTACATTAAAAGTGTAATGCTCTACCATCTGAGCTACCAGGTCTTCTAAATCAAATTATTAATCATTTCATTGAGAAAACAAATATACTATAAATTATGAAAATCACTTTAATAGGATACATGGGAAGTGGAAAAACTTCTATAGGAGAAAGATTATCTCAGATAATAAATTATAATTTTTATGATTTAGATTCTATTCTTGTTGAAAGTGAAAAAGATTCTATTTATAATCTCTTTAAAAAAAAAGGAGAACTTTCTTTTAGAAAAAGAGAACATTCAGTTTTAAAGAAAATTTTAAAAAATAAAGATAAATATGTTTTGTCTGTTGGAGGAGGAACTCCTTGTTTTCATAATAATATTTATTTATTGAATAGATATTCAAAAACATTTTATTTACAAACGAATAGTTATACATTATTCAGAAGGTTACTTTTAGAAAAAAATTCAAGACCTTTAATTTCTCATCTATCTAAAAATGAATTGTTTCAATTTATTATGAAGCATTTATCACAAAGGATTTATTTTTATGAGAAATCTTATCAAAAAATTAACGTAAGTGCAAAATCTAAAGATGATATAGTTCAAGAACTTATAAAATATATTAAAATATGATAACACATCATCATGTTTTTATAGAGAAAATAAAAAAATATTTATCATTTCAAATAAAAAAAAAAGTATGTGTTGCTTTAAGTGGAGGATTAGATAGTATGGTTCTAATCAATCTATTACTTCACATTTCTAACATTGAATTAGAAGTAGCTCATTGCAATTTTACATTAAGAAATAAAGAATCGGATGAAGATGAAATTTTTATAAAAAACTTTTGTATAAAAAAAAAAATTATATGTCATGTTAAGAGATTTGATACTTTAAATTTTGCTAAAAAAAATAAATTATCCATACAAATGGCTGCTAGAAGACTTAGATATGATTGGTTTTTTGAGTTATTAAAAAAAAATTCGTATGAATACATAGTTTTAGGGCATCATCTCAATGATTCTATAGAAACTTTTTTTCTCAATATTTTGAGGGGGACTGGAATCAAAGGATTGTTAGGAATACCACATAAAAATGAAAAATTTTTACGGCCTCTTTCTGATTTTACAAAAAAAGAAATACTACATTATGCTAAAACAAAAAATATAAAATGGAGATCTGATAGTAGTAATCAAGATACTAAATATTTAAGAAATAAAATTCGTTTAATTTTATCCGAATTTTCTTCTTTTTCATCTTTTTTTTATAGAGGGTTTGAAAAAACCATAAATTATCTTTATGATGAAAATTTTTTAATAGAAGAAAGAGTAAAAGAAATCCATCACAAAATTACAGTAGAAAAAAAAGATAATCCATTTTTTTGGAAAATAAAATGTAGTAAGATAAAAAAACTACATCCTTTATCCTTTTACTTATTTAAATTATTTTCTCCATACGGATTTAACGATATAAAAAGTCTCAAACATCTTATTCAGGCGCAATCAGGAAAACAACTTATATCAAAAAAATATCGTATTATTAAAAATAGAAATGATTGGATTTTAATTTCCAAAAAATTATTATCCGAAAATAATAAAAAAACTTACACGATATTCAATATAAAAGATGTTGAAAAAGTTTCATTACCTATTAATATCAGATTTTTTTTGGATCCAAAAAAAAAAGATAGAAGAAAAATTTTTCTTGTAGATTTTGATAAAATTCAATTTCCATTATTATTTAGAACGTGGAGAAAAGGAGATTTTTTTTTCCCTATAAAAATGAAAGGTAAAAAAAAGTTAAGTAAATATTATAAAGAAAAAAAATTTTCTCTTTTGGAAAAAGAACAAACATGGTTATTGATTAACGGAAATGGAGATATAATTTTTATTGTAAAAAATCGTTTAGACGATAGGTTTAAAGTAACAAAAAAAACAAAAAAAATATTAGGAATAAAAATATAGTTAATCTATTTTCCACTACATTTACAATTTCAATTAGTATTTTTTTTAATTTTGGAGAATTAGTTGTTCTATTTATTTATGTTTATGAAAATACATAATTTCAATGCAGGACCTTCTATTTTACCCAAAGAAGTTATTAGAAAATCAGCTGAATCTGTAATCGATTTTAATGAATCCGGTTTATCTTTACTTGAAATCTCTCATAGAAGTATAGAATTTTTAGAAATAATAGAAAGAACTACTTCTTTAGTAAGAAAAGTTATGAACTTGAATCATGATTATGCTATTTTATTTCTTCAAGGAGGAGCTACATTACAATTTTCAATGGTACCATATAATTTGATGAATAAAGAAGCCGCCTATTTAGATACAGGTTTTTGGGCAAAAAATGCTATTAAAGAAGCAAAAAAATTTGGAAAAGTAAAAATTCTATTTTCTGGGAAAGATCAAGAATATACATATATATTGAAAAATTATCAAATTCCATGTAATATAGATTATTTTCATTGTACATCTAATAATACAATAGTTGGAACACAGGTAAAAGTTTTTCCTAAAACATCTGTTCCGATAGTTTGTGATATGTCTTCCGATATTTTTAGTAGAAAATTAAATTTTTGTCAATTCAGTTTAATTTATGCTTCTGCACAAAAAAATGTAAGTTCTGCTGGAATGACTATTGTCATAGTAAAAAAAGATGTTTTAGGAAAGATAAAAAGAAATATGTCATCTTATATGGATTATGAAATTCATATAAAGAATAAAAGTATTTTAAATACTCCGAATGTTTTTTCTATTTATACATCTATGTTGACTTTAGAATGGATAGAAAATAAAGGAGGTTTATCTATTTTAGAAAAAGAAAATCAACATAAGGCTAAATTGTTATATGACGAAATAGATAAAAATAATTTTTTTGAAAATAAAATACATAAAGAAGATCGTTCTAATATGAATGTATCCTTTTTTTTAAAAGAGAAAAAACTAGAAGAAGAATTTAATAAAATGTGGAAACAAGAAAATATTGTTGGATTAGATGGGCATAGATTTTTAGGAGGATATAGAGCTAGCATTTATAATGCTCTTCCATTAAAAAGTGTTCAATTTTTGATTGAAGTTATGAAAGAATTTGAAAGAAAATTTTCATCATGATAGAAAATAGATTTTTTTCTATAAAAAAATTAATTCCTAAAAATGTAAAAATATTAGCAGTTTCTAAAAATCAAAAAATTTCTTCTATAGAAAATTTATATAAATTAGGGCAGAGAGATTTTGGAGAGAATTATATTCAGGAGATGATGAAAAAATATAAAGTTTTGCCTAAAGATATCCGTTGGCATATGATTGGAAAAATTCAAAGTAATAAGTTAAAATATATAGTACCTTTTATTCATTTAATTCATAGCGTTCAAAACTTAGAAGAAATTCAAATAATAAATAAAATTGCATTAAAAAATAATAGAATTATTAATTGTCTTTTACAAATAAAAATTAGCAATGAAAAAAATAAATCTGGAATAACTGAGAAAGAGTCTTATAAAATATTGGAAAATAATATTTATAATTCGATGAATAACGTTAAAATAGTAGGAATAATGGGTATGGCCTCTTTTCAAGACCTTACTAAGGTTCGTAATGAATTTTCGTATTTACATACGTTATATAATGAATATAAGAAAAAATACGGACATTATATACTTTCTATGGGAATGAGTCGAGATTATAACATAGCAATAAAATATGGGAGCACTATCATTAGATTAGGAACTTCTCTTTTTGGAGAAAGATGAAAGAATTAACTTCTAATATATTTTATATATTTTTTTATATTTTCTTCTAATTTATCGTCATTCGATACTAATTCCAATGATTGAATAAAAGAACTTCCGATTATTCCTCCATTTGCATATTTACATGAAAAATCAAAGGATTTTTTGTTTTTTATTCCAAAACCAACTAATTTCGGAATATTTGTAGATGATTGTTTTATACGTTCAAAAAAAGATACTTGTTTTTTTCCAAAAAAATCTACTACTTTTCCTGTAGTTGAATTGGAAGATACTAAATATAGAAATCCGTCAGTAATTTCACTGAGAAAAGCAACTCTATGTGAATTTGTTTGAGGAGTCACTAAAAATATCATTGATAATGAATATTTTTTAAATAAACTTTGATATTTATTAATAAAAAGATCTACAGGAAGATCTGGAATAATTAGTCCAGAAATACCTGATTTCTGGCATTTTTTTAAAAATTTATCTTCTCCAAATTTATAAATTTGATTATAATATCCCATAAGAACAATGGGTGTTTTTATTATATTTTTACATTCTTTAATTTGAGAAAATAATAAAGATAGATTCATTCCATTATTTAATGATTTTTTGTTACTGTTTTGAATAATCATACCATCTGCCAAAGGATCGGAATAAGGAATTCCTATCTCTATCATATCAACAGAAAGATCCTGAAGTATTTTTATTATTTTTACTGTGCTATTTAAATTTGGAAATCCAGCTGTAAAATAAATGCACAATATTTTTTCAC encodes the following:
- the hisG gene encoding ATP phosphoribosyltransferase, with the translated sequence MDKLKIAIQKSGRLYDDSIKLLKDCSIEVNIGIDKLKTTALNFPLEILFLRDDDIPQYLEDGVADIGIVGKNVLLEKRKKIKIKEALGFGKCRLSIAVPKSLSYNNIKDLNEKKIATSYPFLVQEFFKKRYINAEIHEISGAVEIAPGIGLADCICDLVSSGSTLFMNGLKEVETVLQSEAVLASNLYLGHPQNIIMDKLLFRIRAVKKAKNNKYILLNVANERLEKIISYLPGIKSPVVLPLANSECSSVHSVVNENDFWGIVENLKALGAQDILVLPIEKIIL
- a CDS encoding exodeoxyribonuclease III, with the protein product MKIISYNINGIRSGINKGLFDWIEKKNPDILCLQEIKAFPEQINTKILDKLGYNYYWHPSRKKGYSGVGILCKEKPIHVEYGIGYDPIDEEGRVLRIDLKKLSVISLYLPSGNNIKKRLSFKFLFMKKFFFHMKKIINQFNNLIVCGDYNICHHEIDIYDPIKHQKISGFLLEEREWMTKFINLGFVDSFRKCVKDAHHYSWWSYRFNSRIKNRGWRIDYIMVRSFLKEKIKNAYLLSNVKFSDHCPSVLEFIDL
- a CDS encoding shikimate kinase, with translation MKITLIGYMGSGKTSIGERLSQIINYNFYDLDSILVESEKDSIYNLFKKKGELSFRKREHSVLKKILKNKDKYVLSVGGGTPCFHNNIYLLNRYSKTFYLQTNSYTLFRRLLLEKNSRPLISHLSKNELFQFIMKHLSQRIYFYEKSYQKINVSAKSKDDIVQELIKYIKI
- the tilS gene encoding tRNA lysidine(34) synthetase TilS, which produces MITHHHVFIEKIKKYLSFQIKKKVCVALSGGLDSMVLINLLLHISNIELEVAHCNFTLRNKESDEDEIFIKNFCIKKKIICHVKRFDTLNFAKKNKLSIQMAARRLRYDWFFELLKKNSYEYIVLGHHLNDSIETFFLNILRGTGIKGLLGIPHKNEKFLRPLSDFTKKEILHYAKTKNIKWRSDSSNQDTKYLRNKIRLILSEFSSFSSFFYRGFEKTINYLYDENFLIEERVKEIHHKITVEKKDNPFFWKIKCSKIKKLHPLSFYLFKLFSPYGFNDIKSLKHLIQAQSGKQLISKKYRIIKNRNDWILISKKLLSENNKKTYTIFNIKDVEKVSLPINIRFFLDPKKKDRRKIFLVDFDKIQFPLLFRTWRKGDFFFPIKMKGKKKLSKYYKEKKFSLLEKEQTWLLINGNGDIIFIVKNRLDDRFKVTKKTKKILGIKI
- the serC gene encoding 3-phosphoserine/phosphohydroxythreonine transaminase translates to MKIHNFNAGPSILPKEVIRKSAESVIDFNESGLSLLEISHRSIEFLEIIERTTSLVRKVMNLNHDYAILFLQGGATLQFSMVPYNLMNKEAAYLDTGFWAKNAIKEAKKFGKVKILFSGKDQEYTYILKNYQIPCNIDYFHCTSNNTIVGTQVKVFPKTSVPIVCDMSSDIFSRKLNFCQFSLIYASAQKNVSSAGMTIVIVKKDVLGKIKRNMSSYMDYEIHIKNKSILNTPNVFSIYTSMLTLEWIENKGGLSILEKENQHKAKLLYDEIDKNNFFENKIHKEDRSNMNVSFFLKEKKLEEEFNKMWKQENIVGLDGHRFLGGYRASIYNALPLKSVQFLIEVMKEFERKFSS
- a CDS encoding YggS family pyridoxal phosphate-dependent enzyme — encoded protein: MIENRFFSIKKLIPKNVKILAVSKNQKISSIENLYKLGQRDFGENYIQEMMKKYKVLPKDIRWHMIGKIQSNKLKYIVPFIHLIHSVQNLEEIQIINKIALKNNRIINCLLQIKISNEKNKSGITEKESYKILENNIYNSMNNVKIVGIMGMASFQDLTKVRNEFSYLHTLYNEYKKKYGHYILSMGMSRDYNIAIKYGSTIIRLGTSLFGER
- the trpA gene encoding tryptophan synthase subunit alpha — encoded protein: MNKIHNLFIKKSEKILCIYFTAGFPNLNSTVKIIKILQDLSVDMIEIGIPYSDPLADGMIIQNSNKKSLNNGMNLSLLFSQIKECKNIIKTPIVLMGYYNQIYKFGEDKFLKKCQKSGISGLIIPDLPVDLFINKYQSLFKKYSLSMIFLVTPQTNSHRVAFLSEITDGFLYLVSSNSTTGKVVDFFGKKQVSFFERIKQSSTNIPKLVGFGIKNKKSFDFSCKYANGGIIGSSFIQSLELVSNDDKLEENIKKYIKYIRS